One stretch of Rathayibacter festucae DSM 15932 DNA includes these proteins:
- a CDS encoding ArsR/SmtB family transcription factor has product MADIFAVIADGTRRDILSLLLEQRVEGAGGAGGMSVSRIVAKLELSQPTVSKHLKVLREAGLVTVRESGQHRIYALQYGPLVAVEDWLLPFGAADEADEGAAVLDAAAAARAESLGRALADRTHQVSTVVQDIQRGVSEGATKVAEALRIRK; this is encoded by the coding sequence ATGGCTGACATCTTCGCGGTGATCGCGGACGGCACCCGCCGCGACATCCTCTCGCTCCTCCTGGAGCAGCGGGTCGAGGGTGCCGGGGGCGCCGGCGGCATGAGCGTCTCGCGCATCGTCGCGAAGCTCGAGCTCAGCCAGCCGACGGTGTCCAAGCACCTCAAGGTGCTGCGCGAGGCGGGGCTCGTCACCGTCCGCGAGAGCGGGCAGCACCGCATCTACGCACTGCAGTACGGGCCGCTCGTCGCCGTCGAGGACTGGCTGCTGCCGTTCGGCGCGGCGGACGAGGCCGACGAGGGCGCCGCCGTGCTCGACGCGGCCGCCGCCGCCCGGGCCGAGTCGCTCGGGCGGGCGCTCGCCGACCGGACGCACCAGGTCAGCACGGTGGTGCAGGACATCCAGCGCGGCGTGAGCGAGGGAGCGACGAAGGTCGCGGAGGCGCTGCGCATCCGCAAGTGA
- a CDS encoding 30S ribosomal protein bS22, translated as MGSVIKKRRKRMAKKKHRKLLRKTRHQRRNKK; from the coding sequence GTGGGTTCTGTCATCAAGAAGCGTCGCAAGCGTATGGCGAAGAAGAAGCACCGCAAGCTGCTTCGCAAGACTCGTCACCAGCGTCGCAACAAGAAGTAG
- a CDS encoding potassium channel family protein, translated as MVDRIRYDAPVLVIGLGRFGAATAGQLDRLDREVLAIDADAGLVQKWSERVTHAVQADARSLDALAQIGAQDFQVAVVAVGSSIEASVLITANLVDLKIPQIWAKAISRSHGKILERIGANHVIYPEAEAGERVAHLVSGRMLDFIEFDDDFVLAKMYPPKPIRGLTLTESGVRRKHRVTVVGVKSPGKPFTYATEQTVVSNHDLIVVSGTPTDIERFAALGS; from the coding sequence TTGGTTGACCGCATCAGGTACGACGCCCCGGTGCTGGTGATCGGCCTCGGTCGCTTCGGCGCCGCGACGGCCGGCCAGCTCGACCGGCTCGACCGCGAGGTGCTCGCGATCGACGCGGACGCCGGGCTCGTGCAGAAGTGGTCGGAGCGGGTCACCCACGCGGTCCAGGCCGACGCCCGCTCGCTCGACGCCCTCGCCCAGATCGGCGCGCAGGACTTCCAGGTCGCCGTCGTCGCCGTCGGCTCCTCGATCGAGGCGTCGGTGCTGATCACCGCGAACCTCGTCGACCTCAAGATCCCGCAGATCTGGGCCAAGGCGATCTCGCGCTCGCACGGCAAGATCCTCGAGCGGATCGGCGCGAACCACGTGATCTACCCGGAGGCCGAGGCGGGCGAGCGCGTGGCGCACCTGGTCTCCGGCCGGATGCTCGACTTCATCGAGTTCGACGACGACTTCGTGCTCGCCAAGATGTACCCGCCGAAGCCGATCCGCGGCCTGACCCTCACCGAGTCGGGCGTGCGCCGGAAGCACCGCGTCACCGTCGTCGGCGTGAAGAGCCCGGGCAAGCCCTTCACCTACGCGACCGAGCAGACCGTCGTCTCCAACCACGACCTCATCGTCGTCAGCGGCACCCCCACCGACATCGAGCGCTTCGCAGCCCTCGGCTCCTGA
- the proC gene encoding pyrroline-5-carboxylate reductase, which produces MTDAPVQLPSIAVLGLGSMGGAILSGLLAPGVEVQGGVRVTNRDAEKAARWSGHPVVTAFATADDPEANRRAVEGAAVVLVAVKPHMVPALLDEIADALAPGTIVVSVAAGVTVATFEAHLPASVSVLRSMPNTPAVVGRAVTGLSAGTRSSADDLALVRRLFETVGEVVEVPESQLDALSTISGSGPAYVFLLIEELTAAALAKGFTPEQAATMVTGTFRGAAELLVHSGEEPAELRRRVTSPNGTTERAIAVLQEADLAALFTRATDAALARARELAAS; this is translated from the coding sequence ACCGACGCACCCGTGCAGCTCCCGTCCATCGCCGTCCTCGGGCTCGGCTCGATGGGGGGCGCGATCCTCAGCGGACTGCTCGCCCCCGGCGTGGAGGTGCAGGGCGGTGTCCGCGTGACGAACCGCGACGCGGAGAAGGCGGCGCGCTGGAGCGGCCACCCGGTGGTGACCGCGTTCGCGACCGCCGACGATCCGGAGGCGAACCGCCGCGCGGTCGAGGGCGCCGCCGTGGTGCTGGTGGCCGTGAAGCCGCACATGGTGCCCGCGCTGCTCGACGAGATCGCCGACGCGCTCGCCCCCGGGACGATCGTGGTCAGCGTCGCGGCGGGAGTGACGGTCGCGACGTTCGAGGCGCACCTGCCCGCGTCGGTGTCCGTGCTCCGCTCGATGCCGAACACCCCGGCGGTCGTGGGCCGGGCGGTCACCGGCCTGAGCGCCGGCACCCGCTCGAGCGCGGACGACCTGGCGCTGGTCCGTCGGCTGTTCGAGACCGTCGGCGAGGTGGTGGAGGTGCCGGAGTCGCAGCTCGACGCGCTCTCGACGATCTCGGGATCGGGGCCGGCCTACGTCTTCCTCCTGATCGAGGAGCTGACCGCCGCGGCGCTCGCCAAGGGCTTCACGCCCGAGCAGGCGGCGACGATGGTCACCGGCACCTTCCGCGGCGCCGCCGAGCTGCTCGTGCACTCCGGCGAGGAGCCCGCCGAGCTGCGCCGCCGGGTCACCAGCCCGAACGGCACGACCGAGCGCGCGATCGCCGTGCTGCAGGAGGCGGACCTCGCCGCCCTCTTCACCCGCGCGACGGACGCGGCCCTGGCCCGCGCCCGCGAGCTCGCCGCCTCCTAG
- a CDS encoding glutaredoxin family protein has product MDVALTLVGKPGCHLCDDARAVVQQVLAELADVPGAPSVSLAEASILDDAELHERFVEEIPVVLIDGRVHTYWRVEPDRLRRALLERA; this is encoded by the coding sequence GTGGATGTGGCACTGACTCTCGTGGGCAAGCCCGGCTGCCACCTCTGCGACGACGCCCGCGCCGTCGTGCAGCAGGTCCTGGCCGAGCTCGCGGACGTGCCCGGCGCTCCGAGCGTCTCGCTCGCCGAGGCCTCGATCCTCGACGACGCCGAGCTGCACGAGCGCTTCGTCGAGGAGATCCCGGTCGTCCTGATCGACGGGCGCGTGCACACCTACTGGCGCGTCGAGCCGGATCGCCTGCGCCGAGCCCTGCTCGAGCGCGCCTGA
- a CDS encoding glycoside hydrolase family 2 TIM barrel-domain containing protein, with amino-acid sequence MTLAPTSSHYLTDTGPGSGRRRAARSWLHTDAPTLSLDGDWRFRLLPAAPGTLGGADALPEGEGVDDVGAESFDDSGWDVLPVPSHWVLQGDGRYGLPAYTNVQFPFPTEPPFVPDANPTGDHRRSFELPESFAGAEAVVLRFDGVESRYRVWVNGVEIGIGSGSRLAQEFDVTEAVRPGENLVVVRVHQWSAASYVEDQDQWWLPGIFRSVHLVARPVGGVEDVFVRASFAAGAGRIETELTAGDAAFPVTLRVPELGIETVWASAADVAPIEVPAVEPWSAEAPRLYDAEVASSGETVSLRLGFRTVEIRGDRFLVNGERVVFHGVNRHETHPDRGRAFDEDFARADLAMMKRFNVNAIRTSHYPPHPRLLDLADELGFWVILECDLETHGFERHGWRGNPSDDPAWREAYLDRIERTVERDKNHPSIVIWSLGNEAGTGANLAAMSSWVHGRDPERPVHYEGDYTGAYTDVYSRMYSSIPETEQIGRDDSRTPLLGCSAGESARQRSKPFLLCEYVHAMGNGPGAIDQYEDLVDRYPRLHGGFVWEWRDHGLRARTPEGVEYYAYGGDFGEVVHDGNFVMDGMVLSDGTPSPGLFEWKQIVAPVRVTVEADAVLVENRRHDASTADLRFAWRVELDGRVTAEGVLDAPAIAAGDSARLALPSFDVPTGGEAWLTVDAALASSTVWAEDGHVMSTGQRRLSALAPMPAWARSPRSGASVEGALGLASFRNGRLTALAGLAVDGPRAELWRAPTDNDEGDGFPGYTEGDPRAGNGNGVPAPSSASRWREAGLDRLVGRVESVDTSSGVRRRTRWSAADLDAALLVEEHWSLDGDGVALRVDLVPTRGWGSVWPRLGIRLDLPASVDGAEWFGTGPRESYPDSMRATRVGRFSAGIDELKTEYARPQENGHRSAVRELVLSEGGAARLRIEAAADLHGRLPGFTLARHTAHELTAAGHPHELPASTRSVLTIDAAQHGLGSRACGPDVWPDFQLRPEARTILLRFTAAA; translated from the coding sequence GTGACCCTCGCCCCGACGTCCTCCCACTACCTCACCGACACCGGCCCCGGCTCCGGCCGGCGCCGCGCCGCCCGCTCGTGGCTGCACACCGACGCACCGACGCTCTCGCTCGACGGGGACTGGCGCTTCCGCCTGCTCCCCGCTGCACCGGGCACGCTCGGCGGCGCCGATGCGCTGCCCGAGGGCGAGGGGGTGGACGACGTCGGGGCGGAGTCCTTCGACGACTCCGGCTGGGACGTGCTGCCCGTCCCGTCGCACTGGGTCCTCCAGGGCGACGGGCGCTACGGCCTCCCCGCCTACACCAACGTGCAGTTCCCGTTCCCGACCGAGCCGCCGTTCGTCCCGGACGCGAACCCGACCGGCGACCACCGCCGCAGCTTCGAGCTGCCGGAGTCCTTTGCCGGCGCCGAGGCGGTGGTGCTCCGCTTCGACGGGGTCGAGTCGCGCTACCGCGTCTGGGTCAACGGTGTCGAGATCGGCATCGGCTCGGGCAGCCGCCTAGCGCAGGAGTTCGACGTCACCGAGGCGGTGCGGCCGGGTGAAAACCTCGTCGTCGTCCGCGTGCACCAGTGGTCCGCCGCGAGCTACGTCGAGGACCAGGACCAGTGGTGGCTGCCGGGGATCTTCCGCTCCGTGCACCTGGTCGCCCGCCCGGTCGGCGGCGTCGAGGACGTCTTCGTGCGCGCCTCCTTCGCCGCCGGCGCGGGCCGGATCGAGACCGAGCTGACGGCGGGCGACGCGGCCTTCCCGGTCACCCTCCGCGTCCCCGAGCTCGGCATCGAGACGGTCTGGGCGAGTGCCGCGGACGTCGCTCCGATCGAGGTGCCGGCCGTCGAGCCGTGGTCGGCGGAGGCGCCCCGCCTCTACGACGCCGAGGTCGCCTCCTCGGGCGAGACGGTCTCGCTCCGCCTCGGCTTCCGCACCGTCGAGATCCGCGGCGACCGCTTCCTGGTCAACGGCGAGCGCGTCGTCTTCCACGGCGTCAACCGCCACGAGACGCACCCCGACCGCGGCCGCGCCTTCGACGAGGACTTCGCCCGCGCGGACCTCGCGATGATGAAGCGGTTCAACGTCAACGCGATCCGCACCAGCCACTACCCGCCGCACCCGCGCCTGCTCGACCTCGCCGACGAGCTGGGCTTCTGGGTGATCCTCGAGTGCGACCTCGAGACCCACGGCTTCGAGCGCCACGGCTGGAGGGGCAACCCCAGCGACGACCCGGCCTGGCGCGAGGCGTACCTCGACCGGATCGAGCGCACCGTCGAGCGCGACAAGAACCACCCGAGCATCGTGATCTGGTCCCTCGGCAACGAGGCCGGCACCGGCGCGAACCTCGCCGCCATGTCGTCCTGGGTGCACGGCCGCGACCCCGAGCGCCCCGTGCACTACGAGGGCGACTACACCGGCGCCTACACCGACGTCTACTCGCGGATGTACTCGTCGATCCCCGAGACCGAGCAGATCGGCCGCGACGACTCGCGCACGCCGCTGCTCGGCTGCTCGGCCGGTGAGTCGGCGCGCCAGCGCTCGAAGCCGTTCCTGCTCTGCGAGTACGTGCACGCGATGGGCAACGGCCCCGGAGCGATCGACCAGTACGAGGACCTCGTCGACCGCTACCCGCGGCTGCACGGCGGCTTCGTCTGGGAGTGGCGCGACCACGGTCTGCGCGCCCGCACGCCCGAGGGCGTCGAGTACTACGCCTACGGCGGCGACTTCGGCGAGGTCGTGCACGACGGCAACTTCGTGATGGACGGCATGGTCCTCTCCGACGGCACGCCGAGTCCGGGGCTGTTCGAGTGGAAGCAGATCGTGGCGCCGGTGCGCGTCACGGTCGAGGCGGACGCCGTGCTGGTCGAGAACCGCCGGCACGACGCGTCGACCGCCGACCTGCGCTTCGCGTGGCGGGTGGAGCTCGACGGCAGGGTCACCGCGGAGGGCGTGCTCGACGCTCCCGCGATCGCGGCCGGCGACTCCGCTCGGCTCGCGCTGCCCTCCTTCGACGTGCCGACCGGCGGCGAGGCGTGGCTGACCGTCGACGCGGCGCTCGCGTCGAGCACCGTCTGGGCCGAGGACGGGCACGTGATGTCCACCGGTCAGCGCCGCCTCTCCGCGCTCGCACCGATGCCCGCTTGGGCCCGCTCGCCCCGGAGCGGCGCATCCGTCGAGGGCGCTCTGGGGCTCGCGAGCTTCCGGAACGGCCGGCTCACCGCCCTGGCCGGGCTGGCGGTCGACGGACCGCGCGCCGAGCTCTGGCGCGCGCCGACCGACAACGACGAGGGCGACGGCTTCCCCGGGTACACGGAGGGCGACCCGCGCGCCGGCAACGGCAACGGCGTGCCCGCGCCGTCCTCCGCGTCGCGCTGGCGCGAGGCGGGCCTTGACCGGCTGGTGGGCCGGGTCGAGTCGGTCGACACCTCGTCGGGGGTCCGCCGGCGCACCCGCTGGTCCGCCGCCGATCTCGACGCGGCGCTCCTCGTCGAGGAGCACTGGAGCCTCGACGGCGACGGGGTCGCCCTTCGGGTCGACCTGGTGCCGACCCGCGGCTGGGGCTCGGTCTGGCCGCGGCTGGGCATCCGGCTCGACCTCCCGGCGTCGGTCGACGGCGCGGAGTGGTTCGGCACCGGTCCGCGGGAGTCGTACCCCGACAGCATGCGCGCGACCAGGGTCGGCCGCTTCTCGGCCGGCATCGACGAGCTGAAGACGGAGTACGCGCGCCCGCAGGAGAACGGTCACCGCAGCGCCGTGCGGGAGCTGGTCCTCAGCGAGGGCGGGGCCGCTCGCCTGCGCATCGAGGCGGCAGCCGACCTGCACGGCCGGCTCCCCGGCTTCACGCTCGCGCGCCACACCGCGCACGAGCTGACGGCGGCGGGCCACCCGCACGAGCTGCCCGCCTCGACCCGCTCGGTGCTCACGATCGACGCCGCCCAGCACGGCCTCGGCTCCCGCGCCTGCGGCCCGGACGTCTGGCCCGACTTCCAGCTGCGCCCGGAGGCCCGCACGATCCTGCTGCGCTTCACCGCCGCCGCCTGA
- a CDS encoding TrkH family potassium uptake protein, giving the protein MGVSPASPWSSFARARDLVDDFAGRSPSRFAIMIFSGLILVFTLLFSLPVSSTTGTVTPLHDAFFTAMSVICVTGLATVDMATHWSAFGHSIVFIGVNIGALGVLTLASIMGLAISRRLGLRAKLMAASDSNPLRIHSGPVAEGQAVRLGEIGGLLATVAISAAVIEIVVALLLFPRMLIDGIPIGEAIWHSFYYSAMAFTNTGFAPNAAGLTPFEDDYWFLGILMIGVFLGSIGFPVIYAFSRGWRRPRKWSVHVKLTLVTSLILLVAGAVLYIVLEFDNPTTFGTLDAGDTVFQSFFLSTMTRSGGFSTISIPDLNGSSLLVTDMLMFIGGGSASTAGGIKVTTLAILFLAAFAEARGNNDMEAFGRRIPNDVLRLAVSVVLWGATTVAVSSVLILHITKAPLDHVLFDVISAFATSGLSTGLTAELPTSGVYVLALTMFMGRVGTVTLAAALAASQRRQLFRRPEERPIVG; this is encoded by the coding sequence GTGGGCGTCTCGCCGGCCTCGCCGTGGTCGAGCTTCGCCCGGGCCCGCGACCTCGTCGACGACTTCGCCGGCCGGTCGCCGTCGCGCTTCGCGATCATGATCTTCTCGGGCCTGATCCTCGTCTTCACCCTGCTCTTCTCGCTGCCGGTGTCGAGCACGACCGGCACCGTCACCCCGCTGCACGACGCCTTCTTCACCGCGATGTCGGTGATCTGCGTCACCGGCCTCGCCACGGTCGACATGGCCACGCACTGGTCCGCGTTCGGGCACTCGATCGTCTTCATCGGCGTGAACATCGGCGCCCTCGGCGTGCTGACGCTCGCGTCGATCATGGGCCTGGCGATCTCGCGCCGCCTCGGGCTCCGCGCGAAGCTGATGGCCGCGAGCGACTCGAACCCGCTCCGCATCCACTCCGGTCCCGTCGCCGAGGGCCAGGCCGTGCGGCTCGGCGAGATCGGCGGTCTGCTCGCGACGGTCGCCATCAGCGCCGCGGTGATCGAGATCGTGGTCGCCCTCCTCCTCTTCCCGCGGATGCTGATCGACGGCATCCCGATCGGCGAGGCGATCTGGCACTCCTTCTACTACTCCGCGATGGCGTTCACGAACACCGGCTTCGCCCCGAACGCCGCCGGCCTCACGCCGTTCGAGGACGACTACTGGTTCCTCGGGATCCTGATGATCGGCGTCTTCCTCGGCTCGATCGGCTTCCCGGTGATCTACGCCTTCTCGCGCGGCTGGCGGCGCCCGCGCAAGTGGTCGGTGCACGTGAAGCTCACGCTGGTCACCTCGCTGATCCTGCTCGTCGCGGGAGCCGTGCTCTACATCGTGCTCGAGTTCGACAATCCGACGACCTTCGGCACCCTCGACGCGGGCGACACCGTCTTCCAGTCCTTCTTCCTGTCGACGATGACGCGCTCGGGCGGCTTCTCGACCATCTCGATCCCGGACCTCAACGGCTCCAGCCTGCTCGTCACCGACATGCTGATGTTCATCGGCGGCGGCTCGGCCTCGACGGCGGGCGGGATCAAGGTCACGACGCTGGCGATCCTCTTCCTCGCGGCGTTCGCCGAGGCGCGGGGCAACAACGACATGGAGGCGTTCGGCCGCCGGATCCCCAACGACGTGCTGCGCCTCGCGGTCTCCGTCGTGCTCTGGGGAGCCACCACCGTCGCCGTCTCGTCGGTCCTGATCCTGCACATCACCAAGGCGCCGCTCGACCACGTCCTCTTCGACGTGATCTCGGCGTTCGCGACCTCCGGTCTGTCGACGGGGCTCACCGCCGAGCTGCCGACCTCCGGCGTCTACGTGCTGGCGCTGACGATGTTCATGGGCCGCGTTGGTACCGTGACTCTCGCTGCCGCGCTCGCCGCGAGCCAGCGCAGGCAGTTGTTCAGACGACCGGAAGAGAGGCCCATCGTTGGTTGA